The following DNA comes from Streptomyces globosus.
TCGTGGCGGCCGACCCCTACCAGATGGCCGCCGGCGTCCCCGCCGGCGAACTCCGCCCGGAGCACTACCTGCTCGGCGACGAGTGGGACGGCATCGCCGCACTGCGGGCCGCCCTGCACGCCCTCGCCGGCCGGACCGCCGAACTGCGCGCCCACACCCGCACCCGGTTCTGGACCCGGCACGCCGCCGCGGCCCTGGAGGCCGGGCGCGCGGAGCTCGCCGAGTCGGAGGCCGCCCTGGCCGGGGCCGGCCGCCGGCGCGACCGGGCCCTCCTCTTCGAGGCCCGGCTCGACGCCGCCTGCGCGGCCGCATCGGCCCGCCTGCGCGCCCTCCTCCGGGAGGAGCTCGCCCGGCTCGTCGACGCCGCCCCTCCCGCCGAGGGCGACGAGGCTCTGCGGCGGCGGGCCGAGACCCGGCTCGCCACCGCAACCGGGGCCTGGCGGGCCGCCGCGGCCGAGGAGGTGCGCCGCCTGGCCTTCGCCGCACGCGCCGAGACCGCCGCCGCGGCCGCCGCACCCGGCAGCGAGGCCTTCGCCACGTACGTCGACGAGGTCGTCGAACTGCTCCGGTCCGGCGCGGCGGAGGCACCGGACCCGACCGCCCCCGCCGTCACCCCGACGGCGGCCGTGTGGCTGGGGCTCGGCCCGCTGGCCATGGCCGTCCGGCACGAGACGCGCCGGCGCCTGCGCGAACACCACGCCGGGCACGCCGAGGAGACGCGCCGGGCACTCGCGGACTTCACCGCCGACGCCGCCCGGGACGCCGACACCCCCGCGCCCGGCCAGGCCGCCCCGCCGCCCGCCGGCACCGCTCCGGACCCCGGCGCCTGGCAGGCGGACTCCGACCCCGCGGCGGACGACGGGGCCGCAGCCGACCAGCCCGGCGGGGACGGTGCCGCGTACGCCTCCGACGCGTACGGCCCGGACCCGTACGCCGCGGACGCGTACGGCTACCCCGGCGGCCCGGCGGCCGACGCGGCAGGCGGCGGCGCACACCCGGGGCATGCCGCCGAGGCCGTGGTCGCACTGGTGGAGGAGGCACTGGTCTTCGCCGCCTGGTACCACCTCGAACACCGCACGCGGAAGCAGGCCGCCGACACCGCGCGCGAGGCCGCCCGGCGGGCCGCCCGGCGCCGGGCAGCCATCGACGACCTCACCGAGCGCATCGCCGCCGGCTGCGAGGAGGACTGGCTGCGCCTGGTCGCCGCCACGCGCACGGCGATCCGCGCCCGCATCCCGGCGGACGCCCTCGTGGATCCGCTCCGCGCGGAGCACGACCGGCTCCGCGGTGCCGTCGCCACCCTGGAGCAGGTCCTCGGGGAGCTCCCGCTGTGACGCCGCAGCCGCCGCGCGTCTTCGTCGGCCACGCCTCCGCCGACCGGGAGGCCTTCGTCGAACCGCTGGCCCGCGCGCTCGCCGCGCTCGGCGTCCAGGCGTGGGTGGAGTTCTGGGAGGTCCGCCTCGGAGACCGCCTCGCGCACACCGTCTTCGACCGGGGCATGGACACCGCCGACTGCTTCGTCCTCGTCCTCTCCGACCGCTGGACGAAGGACCCCTGGCTCGCGGACCAGCTCGACGGGGCCACCGTCCGCCGCATCGAGGACGGGCGCCGCCTCATCCCCGTCCTCCTCGACGGCATGCGGACCCCGCCGGCCCTGCGGCACCTCGTGCCCCTGCGGGCCGACCGCACCGCCGCCGCGGCGGCCGCGGCCGCCGCCGCCATCGCCGACACCGTCCACGGCGCCGACCCGCGGCCGCCCGTCGCACCCCCGCCCGGGTACGCGGCCACCGGCGCGCGCACCGCTGCCGCGGCTGCGGCGGCGGACCGGCCCTCCCCGGCACCGGCCCGTACGGGCGGGCCGCCCCGCCGCCGGCCCCCCTTCCCCGGTGTCGCCGCCCCCGACCTCGCCCTGCTGCACCACGCCCTGCGCGAGGCCCTGGCCCGGGGCGTGCCCGGCCCGCTCCCGTGGGCGGGGGTGCGGGAGGCGGCCGAACGGGACGGCCTGGCCGGCGACGCACTGGCCGGGGCGCTGCGGTCGCTCGAAGCGGCGGGGCTGATCACGGCCGCCCGCGGAGGAGGGACCGTGGCGTGGTGCACGCTGACCCCGCACGGCTACCGGCTCGGCGCCCCGGGCGCGGTACCCGATCTGGAGGACGCCAAGCGCCGGGTCATCGCCGCGCTGCTGAACCGGCCGCCCGGGCACCGGTCGACGGGCCGGGACACTGCCGAGCTGGCGGAGACGGCCGATGCCCCGGTCCTCGTCGCGGACCGGCTCCTGGCCGACCTGGCGGAGGCCGGGCACCTGCGCCTGCTCCGCGGGGCCGGCGGGCGGACCCTGGTGGCGGACGTCAGCCCCCTCCTCGCCCGGTGGATCACCTGACGCCCACTCAGAAACCGCCGAATCGCTGCAGATCCGCCCCGGGGGCCGCTCGCCTTCCCGGCCACAGCACTAGGCTGGCCCCGGCGGGCGCGGGCCCGCCGGGGGAGGGGGCGGCAGGTTGCCGTACGCACGGAAGCGGATCTTCGTC
Coding sequences within:
- a CDS encoding GTPase, with amino-acid sequence MNAAHAAHAAPEPHDWASRAESAVREAIGQAGAAALAGSWAAIAQRPVPTVVLYGPQNAGKTSLLRRLLTEDGTTVPAWAAVSARKETFAADAVESGGLRFVDTPGLMAGDPQHTERAQAALAEADALLLVLNRRGLAADRPHLLAVATGTHFHADRPRPFPAGALLPVVTMADRWGADPGTEEFHELVRESRRALHAQLAPHTGERSAPAAHVVAADPYQMAAGVPAGELRPEHYLLGDEWDGIAALRAALHALAGRTAELRAHTRTRFWTRHAAAALEAGRAELAESEAALAGAGRRRDRALLFEARLDAACAAASARLRALLREELARLVDAAPPAEGDEALRRRAETRLATATGAWRAAAAEEVRRLAFAARAETAAAAAAPGSEAFATYVDEVVELLRSGAAEAPDPTAPAVTPTAAVWLGLGPLAMAVRHETRRRLREHHAGHAEETRRALADFTADAARDADTPAPGQAAPPPAGTAPDPGAWQADSDPAADDGAAADQPGGDGAAYASDAYGPDPYAADAYGYPGGPAADAAGGGAHPGHAAEAVVALVEEALVFAAWYHLEHRTRKQAADTAREAARRAARRRAAIDDLTERIAAGCEEDWLRLVAATRTAIRARIPADALVDPLRAEHDRLRGAVATLEQVLGELPL
- a CDS encoding toll/interleukin-1 receptor domain-containing protein, translated to MTPQPPRVFVGHASADREAFVEPLARALAALGVQAWVEFWEVRLGDRLAHTVFDRGMDTADCFVLVLSDRWTKDPWLADQLDGATVRRIEDGRRLIPVLLDGMRTPPALRHLVPLRADRTAAAAAAAAAAIADTVHGADPRPPVAPPPGYAATGARTAAAAAAADRPSPAPARTGGPPRRRPPFPGVAAPDLALLHHALREALARGVPGPLPWAGVREAAERDGLAGDALAGALRSLEAAGLITAARGGGTVAWCTLTPHGYRLGAPGAVPDLEDAKRRVIAALLNRPPGHRSTGRDTAELAETADAPVLVADRLLADLAEAGHLRLLRGAGGRTLVADVSPLLARWIT